CGGTTTACCTTCTTCCATTTCCGCCTGGCCACCGGGTAGTTCAACATAATCTAACCCGTCTATTGTTTTTACTACATAATCGGGAACGGCCACCGCAAGTGAAGCTACGGGTTGTGACGACTGCGGTATGGTCGTTAACCCAGCAGCTGCTGGTGACGCACCGTATTTGGGATCACCATAGAGGTTGTATTCGAGTATCCACATACGCTCCTTATCTTTTGACGTATTCAGTGTCCTCTTGGTCTCTTTAAGAACCTGCCCTATGGTGAGAGGGCTGTTGACCCAGGACTCGAAGAAATTTTTACCCGCATTATTATTAACATCACGCGATGATTGCTCGGTCGCACCGATATAAACCCCGGCATTACTATCCAAAAAAGCTTCGCCAATACAGTAATCATTGTCATCGGCATCCTCGAAATTGCCCGTTAAACAAGCAAGGCAGAAGGCAAAGGGACAACTGGTGCCAAAATCGACCGGGGGATCATCTTCATGAATGATAAAATTCCACGCATTTATTTCGCCGTGATCCCGATAAACAATAACGTCCTTATCCTGAGCTCGAGCCGTGAAATTCTCAAGCCGTTGCGCATGTGTAACTGGAGGAGCGAAATCGCTAACATACATCTGCTCGACCGTGAACTCGTCGTCAAGTATAGCGGCGATTTCGTCCGCATTTCTCTCGAAACTAGTTGTCACAGCGGTATCAAATGAGTCGAAGCCACTTACCACGAACGCATCGGTGCGATCAAATTGGTCAAGAAGACTGGTTTCGATTGGCCGCATCACCTGAGCAGGGCTATCACCTATGAGTCGTCCCACAATCAACTCCGGAATATTATCGTTTCCACAAATGTCCGCGTAGTAGTTATCAGATAATGGAACAGGATAAACTTGCCAGTCATAGTCCAAGGTAGCGTTGCGGATACCTCGGTCATAGACGTTTCGAGAGGGCACGATCTCGGTCTCACCAACGATTAACAGGTATCCCGTCGAGGTCCAATCAGGATCCAGTTGACGACTCCACCCGCCACCGGGCCCTATCAAATTCTTAACCGTCGAGTGACTGGTGGTATTCAGATATCCCAGTACGCCGCTCTTCGCGACGGCCAGGCTGGCCATGGCTGATAACAGCTCGTCTACCGCTCGGTCATGGTAGTGGTCGAATAATCGTTCTGGGTTTGTCACGATCAAATAATCGGACTCCAGCAGAGCAGCTCCTAGTGCATGGGCAAGCCGCGTTCGGTCTGACGTGAGGATACCGGGCCTATCGAAATCCAGTGTACCCGAATCATACATGATGCTCACCGCCTCATCGCCGATACCGTACTCGGCGAGGCCAAAATCAGGATATAAAACCGGCACAGCCTCGTATTCTACCGTGATCTCTGTCCCGGGAGCCAACCGCTCAGAAAATAGATCAATCTCGATGTCGCAGTGCTTGCCATCAGTAGTACAGTCAGTAGTCACCCTGTACTCACTCGCAGCACTCGTTCGTATTGGCTGGAAGCCATCCACATTATCCTCAATCCGATCCAGTTGAACGCTTGCAGTCCCGCGGTTCTCTATGCTCAACTCCACCTTGAAATGGCTGCCAATTCTGGTGACCTCCCGGCTGACCTGAAGTCCCGGCTCGCGCGCCTCTACCGATACGTTGCGTATGATCGTTTGTTTACAGCCTTCGTTTGCACGAGCATCAACCCGAATGGAATACGTTCCAGGACCCAGGCCGCTGGCATCCCAATAACCGGTATATATATAGCCCGAAGAAGAACTGTTGGGAATCGGTACATGGTTGACGTAGAATTCTACCGCGGAAACCGGATACAACATAGTCATACACCGAAAATCAGCACACCGGGTAACCCCGCGAGGATCATATCTCCACCGCGTACATTCACAACTCTCCTGCTCCACCGCAGCATACACCTCGACAGGCACAATAGTTCCAGCGGGAACCGTGTCACCCTCGCGGTAGTCGATGTAGATGCTATAATCCGAATGAGGTTGTCTCATCGCCATGCCAATACTCTCGCACTCATACGGGGGGTCAAAGAACCGATAAAAGGGGGTTGCCATAAGTAAGGTATTGTCAACTGCTAACGCTTTTATTGTATGCTTATCGGCGAAAAACTCCGCATGTGTCATTCCCGTGGAAAATGGGTTCAGGTACCACTGATATCGTGCAGAATAATCAGCCCCGATACGATTATCAGCGTCCGGCTCAGGAGAGTACGCAGTCCCCAGAAGAAGGTCATCGAGGTAGAACTCGACCCGCTCGAGACCGATGTTGTCAGAAACGTCTGCGGCTATTTCGTAGTACAGAAAGTCAGTCTTCCCTCTGGAGATAGTAAGAGCGTGAACCACCGGTGGCTTATCATCAGGCAACGGCGACGTTTCAAAGAACTCAGTCCGGCTGACTACCGTGTTCTCGCTCGCATCGGTTGATTGCACGGCATAGTGATAGGTGGTCGAAGGCTTCAGATCGCTCAAAACGATCTGATGCACCTTTGTAAGCCCCAGACTGGACTGCTGATGCTCATATGTCCCTGCACGGTCACCAAACTTCACCACGCTGTCGCTCTCTTCGCTGGTGTTCCAAGAGATGGTGGCCGAACTCAGGGTTATTTCGGACACGGTGGGGCCTGTATTAATCACCGGTGCCTCGGTATCGCATTTCCAGGTCTCGTTCCTCCAGTTATTTGTTTCGTTAGCCTCACTCACCTCGTTCTTGTGATCGGCACAGACCGCTATGGTATCGTATGGAGGACTGCACTGCCATCCGTAGTTGAAACATCGTTTCATCCGCTCTTGTGGTACCAACTCCACCTCTACCAGGTCATTAACCCGTGGCTCGCCATCAATGAATAGCGTCGTGTAGTGACCTTTTGGAGCAACGGCATCGCCGCTGTTCCTTATCTGATAACAGATCTCGCCCCCATCAGTCCACACGTCGGTAATAACCAGGTCAGACTCACCGGCGCCACTGCTCACGGTGCACGTTAAGAGCGAAGTAATTACCATTACGAGTACAATCGACCCACACAACGTCCGGCCATCCTTCTTTTGCATTCCAACACACCCCCCGTAAAAGGGAAGGTAACGGCCCTATTTAAGGTCAGCGGGTTTTGTTTTGTGGCTTCATTCCCCAACGAGATCAGCGGCCGTGCGGATCCGCATCAAAGCGGACGTGCAACGGCGGAGTCAGTGGTGTAACTGGGCACTCTTTGCCGTTCTCGGTGGGATCGATGCCTTCATTCCACCAGGAATCTTAGTACCGGACGGTAACGGCAGAAGAGCCCAGCTCAGGGACTTAGGGTGATGCCCGGAAGTTCGATTGGTAGGTAATAATCAGTACGCGCGCTGCGTTCGTACTCCCTTACAGCCCCGTGACGTTCACGATGTCCCGGGCGTGTATTCGCGCACCATGCTGCGCACCACCGCGGCCGTGGATGCGTGCACGAGGAGCGCATCGGTGAGTCGGGCAACGACATGCCGTTTTGCGTACTCGTCCTCCACGAAGCTGATCGCCGGATACGTGACGTTCGCGAGCACGAGCCCGAAGGGCGGTGCTGGCTCGATCGCCTCGGTAATCCGTCGTTCCAGCAGCGCGTTTATCCAATCGTGTGTTCTGCTCCCGCGACCGACCAGTGTCAGTGCCGTAACGATCTTCCGCACCATCTTCCGGAGGAAGCTGTTGGCCTCGATCTCAATAATAATAAACGGTGCGTCTGCTGCACGAGTGATCTCAAGCCGCTTTATTTCGCGGATGCTCGAGAAATACTCGGCTTCCTGCTCGCGGTGTCCAGGCGCCTGTGCGAAATGAGAGAAGTCGTGCGTGCCGATGAAGCGCGTGGCGGCGTCCTGCATACGTACGAGCTCCAGGTCCGTATCCGGCGGCGTGTAGAGGTAATAGCGATACGTGCGGCTGAGCGCGTCTTTACGTGCGTTAAAGTCAGAATCAGGCTGCGCGAGCCCGAAGACCCAGATGTCCCGGGGCAGCATGCTGTTGATCATACGCGGGCTGAGCTTGAGCTGCGCGGTATCGAAGGAGAGGACCTGCGCGAGCGCGTGCACGCCTTTGTCCGTCCGCCCGGCAGCGGCATAGTTCGCCGATGAACGGTCCTCAACGATCTGCAGCGCGGCCAGTGCCTCGAAGAGCGCGCCCTCGATCGTCGGCACGGCCGACTGCGGCTGTACCTGAAACCCGTGGTAGTGCGTGCCGAGGTACCCGATCTTGAGTGCTATGCGCGCCATGTGCCTTTTTAGCGTGTTGTTATTCTTTACGTTACGGTAGAACTACCTAAGCAAGCTGCACGTAAAAGAGGAGTGCGTATGGACGTGCGAGTGATCCTGGTGGAGCCGAAGCTGGCGGAGAATATCGGTGCGGTAGCGCGTGTGCTGAAGAATTTCGGGTACGGTAAGCAGCTGTATCTCGTGAACCCGCCTGCGCTCACCGAGAAGATGTTCTGGGTCGCCTCACATGCCGGTGACGTGCTCAGGGCAAGTATTGTAGTGAGCAGTCTGGAGGATGCGATCGCGGGCTCGACGCTCGTGGTGGGCACGACGGCGAAGACCGGTATCTCGGCGACTCGTCATCTGCGCAAGCCGCTGTTCCCGCCCCGTGAGCTGGTCGCGAAGGTGGCAGAATGCGGAGGAGAGGGCGTGCTCGCGCTGCTCTTCGGCCCGGAGGATCGTGGGCTCCTGAACGATGAGCTCGTGCACTGCGATCTCCTGGTCTCGATCCCGACGAGTGCGGCGTATCCGGTGCTTAATCTCTCGCACGCTGTCGCGATCGTGCTGTACGAGCTGTACGCGGGTCAGCAGTCATGCGAACCGGGGAGTAGTATGGCGCAGCAGCCCCCGGCACTGGCGGCCGTTGCGGACAAGGAGCGGCTGTTTGAACATATCAGCAGTTTCCTGGAGGAGATCGAGTACCGCGCGCACCGGCGTGAGCGGACCCTGCTCCTGCTCCGGCGGCTCCTGGGCCGGGCGGTGCTGACCGCGCGCGAGGTGCGGACGCTGCGGGGCATCCTGCGGAGCGCGGAACGCACGCTGCGTGAACAGGAGAAGCGCGAGCGGCAGTGAGAAGTGCGAATATCTGATCAACTTATCGTTCGTTCGAACCAGCTGCACGGTGCCGATCACCATGGCCGCCCGTTTCAGGCGTGCACAGTGCGT
This DNA window, taken from Methanomicrobia archaeon, encodes the following:
- the truA gene encoding tRNA pseudouridine(38-40) synthase TruA, giving the protein MARIALKIGYLGTHYHGFQVQPQSAVPTIEGALFEALAALQIVEDRSSANYAAAGRTDKGVHALAQVLSFDTAQLKLSPRMINSMLPRDIWVFGLAQPDSDFNARKDALSRTYRYYLYTPPDTDLELVRMQDAATRFIGTHDFSHFAQAPGHREQEAEYFSSIREIKRLEITRAADAPFIIIEIEANSFLRKMVRKIVTALTLVGRGSRTHDWINALLERRITEAIEPAPPFGLVLANVTYPAISFVEDEYAKRHVVARLTDALLVHASTAAVVRSMVREYTPGTS
- a CDS encoding RNA methyltransferase, encoding MDVRVILVEPKLAENIGAVARVLKNFGYGKQLYLVNPPALTEKMFWVASHAGDVLRASIVVSSLEDAIAGSTLVVGTTAKTGISATRHLRKPLFPPRELVAKVAECGGEGVLALLFGPEDRGLLNDELVHCDLLVSIPTSAAYPVLNLSHAVAIVLYELYAGQQSCEPGSSMAQQPPALAAVADKERLFEHISSFLEEIEYRAHRRERTLLLLRRLLGRAVLTAREVRTLRGILRSAERTLREQEKRERQ